In one window of uncultured Acetobacteroides sp. DNA:
- a CDS encoding histidine kinase: MVIFIIGFNTVVKLQFRSVKKLQRLEELERQHVETELAYLKSQISPHFFMNTLNNIHALIDVDSEKAKETVIELSKLMRFLLYESGQRVIPLAKEVTFLSNFVELMKLRYTENIDIQMELPESIPSSIQVPPLLLLPFLENAFKHGISYRKPSYVHFSLSINESKLCCIVKNSNHSRGDNQKVGIGLDNVRKRLQILFGSSYQLNVSSTDEEFRVDLTLDLAGSNVNF, from the coding sequence ATGGTTATATTCATTATAGGATTTAATACTGTAGTAAAGCTGCAGTTTCGCTCTGTAAAAAAGTTGCAACGGCTTGAGGAACTGGAGCGGCAGCATGTCGAAACGGAGTTGGCTTACTTAAAAAGTCAAATTAGCCCTCACTTTTTTATGAATACACTTAACAATATACATGCGCTAATTGACGTTGATAGTGAAAAGGCAAAAGAAACTGTAATAGAACTCTCTAAGTTGATGCGCTTCCTCCTTTACGAATCAGGACAGCGAGTTATTCCTTTAGCCAAAGAGGTTACTTTTCTGTCAAACTTTGTGGAGTTGATGAAATTGCGGTATACTGAAAATATTGACATCCAGATGGAACTACCCGAGAGTATTCCTTCTTCTATTCAGGTGCCACCGCTGCTGCTACTCCCATTTCTCGAAAATGCATTTAAGCATGGAATTAGCTACCGTAAGCCTTCGTATGTGCATTTTAGCCTCTCAATTAATGAAAGCAAGCTGTGTTGCATAGTAAAAAATAGCAACCATAGCAGGGGCGATAACCAAAAAGTGGGAATAGGACTCGATAACGTAAGGAAGAGACTGCAGATTCTGTTTGGCAGCAGCTATCAGCTAAACGTAAGCAGCACAGATGAGGAGTTTAGGGTTGACCTTACGCTAGATCTAGCGGGTAGCAATGTGAATTTTTAA
- a CDS encoding LytTR family DNA-binding domain-containing protein, whose product MKCLCIDDEPLALNKICEYVRRVPFLELVGEACDVYEAMSILASQKIDVLFTDINMPDLNGMEFVRSLEHCPIVIFTTAYSEYAIEGFKVDALDYLLKPFSFADFCKAANKAYKQYKLQEDSKNRGKDEREPYFYVKADGRMVRIDYENILYFEGQSEYVRIVLESGKPVVTLLTMKILETHLPADTFKRVHRSFIVNVSKIVQVANNRITMSEDTIIPVGDQYKDSFNTFIQQYFLSK is encoded by the coding sequence ATGAAGTGTCTTTGCATTGATGATGAACCTTTGGCGCTAAACAAGATTTGCGAGTATGTGCGCCGCGTTCCTTTCCTTGAGTTGGTAGGAGAGGCTTGCGATGTGTACGAGGCAATGTCAATTCTAGCATCACAAAAAATTGATGTGCTTTTTACAGATATCAACATGCCCGATTTAAACGGGATGGAATTTGTGCGTTCTTTGGAGCATTGTCCAATTGTTATTTTTACAACTGCCTATAGTGAGTATGCCATCGAGGGTTTTAAAGTTGATGCTCTTGACTACCTGCTTAAGCCCTTCTCATTTGCCGATTTCTGTAAAGCCGCAAATAAGGCATATAAGCAGTATAAGTTGCAGGAGGACTCTAAAAATCGAGGAAAAGACGAACGCGAACCTTACTTTTACGTTAAGGCTGATGGCCGAATGGTTCGCATCGATTACGAAAATATTCTATACTTCGAAGGACAAAGCGAATACGTGCGCATTGTTCTTGAGAGCGGAAAGCCAGTGGTAACGCTGCTTACCATGAAGATACTTGAAACTCATCTTCCTGCTGATACCTTTAAAAGGGTACATCGCTCTTTTATCGTGAATGTTTCCAAAATTGTTCAGGTTGCCAACAACCGAATAACCATGAGCGAGGACACAATTATCCCAGTTGGCGATCAATACAAAGACTCTTTTAATACATTTATTCAGCAGTACTTCCTAAGTAAGTAA
- a CDS encoding class I SAM-dependent methyltransferase, with translation MSNENKSIHEFDFSLICEYFASVDRQGPGSPEVTIKALSFIDNLTNESHIADIGCGTGGQTMVLAQHTSGTITAIDLFPLYIDRLNENAGRLNLQNRVKGIVGSMDNLPFWDEELDLIWSEGAIYNIGFERGLNEWRKHLKTGGYIAVTEASWFTDERPIEIDEFWKDAYLEIDTIPSKVAQLQKAGYMPVSTFILPENCWTEHFYVKQEAMQKIFWEKYAGNKTAEDLVANQRHEALLYSKYKEYYGYVFYIGKKI, from the coding sequence ATGAGTAACGAAAATAAATCGATTCACGAGTTCGACTTCAGCCTAATCTGCGAATATTTCGCAAGCGTAGACCGGCAAGGACCTGGCAGCCCCGAAGTAACTATTAAGGCATTAAGTTTTATCGACAACCTGACTAACGAATCGCATATCGCCGATATAGGCTGCGGTACTGGTGGGCAGACAATGGTGCTGGCTCAGCATACATCAGGTACTATTACCGCTATCGACCTGTTTCCCTTATATATCGATCGGCTAAATGAAAATGCCGGAAGATTGAACCTTCAGAATAGAGTTAAAGGCATTGTTGGCTCTATGGATAACCTTCCTTTTTGGGATGAGGAATTAGACTTGATATGGTCGGAAGGTGCAATCTATAATATAGGATTCGAACGAGGCCTAAACGAGTGGCGAAAACATCTAAAAACAGGTGGCTATATTGCCGTTACCGAAGCGTCATGGTTTACCGATGAACGACCAATTGAGATCGACGAGTTTTGGAAGGATGCCTACCTCGAAATTGATACGATTCCGAGTAAGGTTGCCCAACTCCAGAAGGCTGGATATATGCCTGTTTCCACATTTATTCTACCGGAGAACTGCTGGACTGAACATTTCTACGTTAAGCAGGAAGCCATGCAGAAAATCTTTTGGGAGAAATATGCAGGCAACAAAACGGCCGAAGACCTTGTAGCAAACCAGCGACACGAGGCATTGCTATACTCCAAGTATAAGGAGTATTATGGCTACGTTTTTTATATCGGAAAGAAGATCTAG